One Lachnospiraceae bacterium C1.1 genomic region harbors:
- a CDS encoding acyl carrier protein, producing MRDELLKLLENTCPTVDFLNEKSLIDDGILDSYAVLSILAAITEEYDVEFEADDVLPETLNNFDSICDLVQKLLDRKASS from the coding sequence ATGCGTGATGAACTTTTAAAATTACTTGAAAATACATGTCCCACTGTTGATTTCTTAAATGAAAAATCTTTAATTGATGACGGTATACTCGATTCCTATGCTGTTCTTTCAATACTTGCAGCAATAACTGAAGAATATGATGTAGAATTCGAAGCTGATGACGTACTTCCGGAAACTCTCAATAATTTCGACAGTATTTGCGATCTTGTTCAAAAGCTTTTAGACAGAAAGGCTTCTTCATGA
- a CDS encoding polysaccharide deacetylase family protein — MRSVNIIMYHYVRDLVHSRYPEIKGLGLDEFVKQVAFLKENFNIISMEELTEASAAGTSLPERSAVLTFDDGYSDHFMNVFPVLKNFGVTGSFYIPGEAVREHKLLAVNKIHFILASTNIKELKAEIISLMDEYRGREFDFPDTESLINEYQKAGRYDNEETVFVKKMLQTVLPERLRNIICDRLFEKYVGVKEDAFSRELYLNEYQIKCMREAGMHIGAHGYAHYWLGNLDKEKMIEDVNKGLEVIEPYIDRNNWVMNYPYGSYNQETVDYIKSIGCSMAIATKVGVCDLDSDDLYALPRLNTNDFPPKSETYKTFAD, encoded by the coding sequence ATGCGTTCCGTAAATATAATAATGTATCATTATGTAAGAGATCTGGTTCATTCAAGATATCCTGAAATTAAGGGACTTGGTTTGGATGAATTCGTAAAGCAGGTAGCATTCTTAAAGGAAAACTTTAATATTATAAGTATGGAAGAACTTACAGAGGCATCAGCAGCGGGAACATCACTTCCGGAACGTTCAGCTGTACTTACTTTTGATGATGGCTATTCGGATCATTTTATGAATGTTTTTCCAGTGCTCAAGAACTTTGGAGTGACAGGTTCATTTTATATACCGGGGGAAGCAGTTAGAGAACACAAACTTCTTGCGGTGAATAAAATTCATTTTATACTTGCCTCAACAAATATTAAAGAACTTAAGGCAGAAATTATATCTCTTATGGATGAATACAGAGGAAGAGAATTTGATTTTCCGGATACGGAAAGCCTTATAAATGAATATCAGAAAGCCGGACGTTATGACAATGAAGAGACAGTATTTGTAAAGAAAATGCTTCAGACAGTTTTGCCTGAAAGACTTAGAAATATTATTTGTGACAGACTTTTTGAAAAATATGTTGGAGTAAAAGAAGACGCATTCAGCCGCGAGCTTTATCTGAATGAATATCAGATAAAGTGTATGAGAGAAGCTGGAATGCACATCGGAGCACATGGATATGCCCATTATTGGCTTGGAAATCTTGATAAAGAAAAGATGATAGAAGATGTGAATAAAGGACTGGAAGTGATAGAGCCCTATATAGATCGTAATAACTGGGTTATGAATTATCCGTATGGCTCCTACAATCAGGAGACAGTTGATTATATAAAATCTATCGGATGCAGTATGGCAATTGCAACAAAGGTTGGAGTATGTGATCTGGATTCAGATGATCTTTATGCGCTGCCAAGACTTAATACAAATGATTTTCCACCAAAGAGTGAAACTTATAAGACCTTCGCTGATTAA